From the genome of Colwellia psychrerythraea 34H, one region includes:
- a CDS encoding 5-formyltetrahydrofolate cyclo-ligase — protein sequence MNARSQLRKEIRQRRNALSVTEQSNAAIALTKRLSSHSQLLLAKRIAIYLSNDGELSTDNFISWCWQNNKEVYLPVVHPFSKGNLLFLHYQQDTELVSNRYGILEPKLDVTLVCPLEQLDIICTPLVAFDNSGARLGMGGGFYDRSLAHWQQNKTYPLGLAHDCQLVDTVPVEGWDIPLPEIITPSKNYRFI from the coding sequence ATGAATGCACGTTCACAATTGCGAAAAGAAATTAGACAACGCCGTAATGCGCTATCCGTAACGGAACAGTCTAATGCAGCGATAGCTTTGACCAAAAGATTGTCTAGTCATAGTCAGCTTCTGCTAGCTAAACGCATCGCAATCTACTTAAGTAATGATGGCGAATTATCAACGGATAACTTTATAAGTTGGTGTTGGCAGAATAACAAAGAGGTCTACTTACCAGTAGTACATCCTTTCAGTAAGGGAAACCTACTATTCTTGCATTACCAGCAAGATACTGAGCTAGTTAGCAACAGGTATGGCATTTTAGAGCCAAAGTTAGACGTTACTTTGGTTTGTCCACTTGAGCAGCTTGATATTATATGTACGCCTTTAGTCGCTTTTGATAACTCAGGCGCAAGGTTAGGCATGGGTGGCGGCTTTTATGACCGCAGCCTAGCTCACTGGCAACAAAATAAAACATACCCGCTCGGCTTAGCCCATGATTGCCAGCTGGTCGATACTGTGCCAGTAGAAGGTTGGGACATTCCCTTACCTGAAATAATTACGCCAAGTAAAAACTATCGATTTATTTAG
- a CDS encoding tRNA pseudouridine(65) synthase TruC, with product MNNSTLEVAISEDIEPEKPVLDILYQDEYMVAVDKPAGLFVHRSYMDKDEIYFALQLVRDQVGQYVYPVHRLDRPTSGVLLFALTKDVATKLSEAFANKSSQAEFKSDTELEGKVHDKTQTGQQGQQSMTEGLTTDKNIDGSDLAMVKTYYALARGHLAVPVDLIDHPLKEKLDKLGDKNVSRDKPAQSAQSYYQVKQQASLPIKVGKFDSVRYSLIEVRPITGRRHQIRRHLAHLRHPILGDINYGDNKQNPFFIEHFGFKRLMLIAKSLEFNHPINNDRIKISAPFDEQWQQVFTTFEWPLS from the coding sequence ATGAATAATTCTACTTTAGAAGTAGCAATTTCCGAGGATATAGAGCCGGAAAAACCTGTACTTGATATCCTATATCAAGATGAGTATATGGTAGCGGTTGATAAACCTGCGGGGTTATTTGTACATCGAAGTTATATGGATAAAGATGAAATTTATTTTGCTTTGCAGTTAGTTCGAGATCAGGTAGGGCAATATGTTTATCCCGTTCATCGATTAGACAGACCAACTTCGGGTGTACTTCTTTTTGCTTTAACTAAAGACGTAGCGACTAAACTAAGTGAAGCTTTTGCCAATAAAAGTAGCCAAGCTGAGTTTAAGTCTGACACTGAGCTTGAGGGCAAGGTTCATGATAAGACTCAGACGGGTCAACAAGGCCAGCAGAGTATGACCGAAGGACTTACTACGGATAAAAATATCGATGGCAGTGATTTAGCTATGGTGAAAACCTATTATGCCTTAGCACGTGGTCACTTGGCAGTACCGGTAGATTTAATCGATCATCCACTGAAAGAGAAGCTAGATAAATTGGGGGATAAAAATGTTAGCCGTGACAAGCCAGCACAATCGGCGCAGAGTTATTATCAAGTAAAGCAGCAAGCGAGTTTGCCGATAAAAGTCGGTAAGTTTGATAGTGTGAGGTATTCTTTAATTGAAGTACGCCCTATTACTGGCAGACGTCATCAAATTCGTCGTCACTTAGCGCATTTACGTCACCCTATTCTAGGGGATATCAACTACGGCGATAACAAGCAAAACCCATTTTTCATCGAACACTTTGGTTTTAAACGCTTGATGTTAATAGCCAAGTCATTAGAATTTAACCACCCCATCAACAATGATAGAATTAAAATATCAGCGCCGTTTGATGAACAATGGCAGCAGGTTTTTACTACATTTGAATGGCCACTAAGTTAG
- a CDS encoding YqcC family protein codes for MMIKTDPEHISTLLADLAFELKSLNLWQIPQPSAAELSSNAPFCCDTLAFGQWLQFIFIPKITMMIHQQQSLPTKISLTPMAEEAFTHLSTSAKPLIDVIQKIDKALAEKVSKGE; via the coding sequence ATGATGATAAAAACTGACCCTGAACATATCAGCACTTTGCTGGCTGACCTAGCTTTTGAGCTTAAATCACTTAATCTTTGGCAAATACCGCAGCCAAGTGCTGCAGAGCTTTCAAGTAACGCTCCTTTTTGCTGTGATACTTTAGCATTTGGTCAATGGTTACAGTTTATATTTATTCCTAAGATAACTATGATGATACATCAACAACAATCGTTGCCGACAAAGATTTCTTTAACGCCAATGGCTGAAGAGGCTTTTACACACTTATCAACGAGTGCTAAGCCTTTGATTGATGTTATCCAAAAAATCGATAAAGCATTAGCAGAAAAAGTAAGTAAAGGTGAATGA
- a CDS encoding DUF3549 family protein: MTDTAPAANIATLSELLKLSGSQYRLYDIGRLVSELPKEQFEKVELNQLPYPTPTQGCACIAIAFWQKQSSQPYLWLLKLPLDERGLLNQGARNHFIAIIVEALGADLTQETSKKQEELLSSNPYLFTPAQYKLASLNSKIKVDLKQQPSAYFSPFREYLSHGSDWGNWQGVGVQGITDFIARIKHDNHSELLLNALPHLPDEVLSPVCSALENEQYPVVLIDALVSALENALIIPDNSVKTMQLLRSLAANSDHTHVRKVVGQLLSNQEVSSELLITLSGRCWQALADEKMLMCYFEHLLSNNNLPLFSSIFKDLVTIPLIRPVAFQCIRSEDRSPALAQAIGQLLSQT, translated from the coding sequence ATGACTGACACAGCACCAGCAGCTAACATAGCTACCCTATCAGAATTACTTAAACTTTCAGGTTCACAATACCGCCTTTATGATATTGGTCGACTAGTTAGTGAATTACCTAAAGAGCAATTTGAAAAAGTTGAATTGAATCAATTGCCATACCCTACTCCTACTCAAGGGTGTGCTTGTATTGCTATAGCATTTTGGCAGAAACAATCTTCTCAGCCTTATTTATGGTTATTGAAATTACCACTTGATGAACGTGGTTTATTAAACCAAGGGGCAAGAAATCACTTTATTGCTATTATTGTTGAGGCTTTAGGCGCTGACTTAACTCAAGAAACCTCTAAAAAACAGGAAGAATTACTCAGCAGTAATCCTTACCTTTTCACCCCAGCACAATATAAATTAGCTAGCTTAAACAGCAAAATAAAAGTGGATTTAAAACAGCAACCGAGTGCGTATTTCTCCCCTTTTAGAGAATATCTCAGCCATGGTTCTGATTGGGGTAATTGGCAAGGTGTCGGCGTACAAGGTATCACCGATTTTATTGCGAGAATTAAACATGATAATCATAGTGAGTTGTTACTCAACGCGCTACCGCACTTGCCTGATGAAGTGCTATCTCCCGTTTGTAGCGCCTTAGAAAATGAGCAATATCCAGTCGTTTTAATTGACGCTTTGGTATCTGCATTAGAAAACGCATTAATAATCCCTGATAATTCAGTAAAAACGATGCAATTACTGCGATCACTAGCCGCTAATAGTGACCATACTCATGTGAGAAAAGTCGTAGGACAACTGTTGAGCAATCAAGAAGTCAGCAGCGAATTACTTATCACTTTGTCTGGTAGATGCTGGCAAGCGTTAGCTGATGAAAAAATGCTTATGTGTTATTTTGAACATTTACTCAGTAATAATAACTTACCCCTATTTTCTAGCATTTTTAAAGACTTAGTGACTATCCCATTAATTAGACCTGTTGCTTTCCAGTGTATTCGTAGTGAGGATCGCTCACCAGCATTAGCACAAGCCATTGGGCAATTATTGAGCCAAACTTAG
- a CDS encoding DUF3301 domain-containing protein: protein MENIYYLLLFCLFCWYFVYLRQVSEAAKRHIHRYCKDGGLQFISLARRSSRLKFTKKHGPCIYSIFDFDFSGDGESNNQGCLTLYGLKLEKIDLPAYRVS from the coding sequence ATGGAAAATATTTATTATTTATTACTCTTTTGTTTATTCTGCTGGTACTTTGTTTACTTAAGACAGGTCTCTGAAGCAGCTAAACGTCATATTCATCGTTACTGTAAAGACGGTGGTTTGCAGTTTATTTCCCTCGCTAGACGTTCTAGTAGATTAAAGTTTACCAAGAAACACGGCCCCTGTATTTATAGCATTTTTGACTTTGATTTTAGTGGTGACGGTGAATCCAACAATCAGGGCTGCCTAACACTTTATGGCTTAAAACTAGAAAAAATCGACTTACCCGCTTATCGAGTGAGTTAA
- a CDS encoding putative zinc-binding protein, whose product MSNVHKLSKIISDEKNCKPIVYSCSGCSNLAQMAHNISLTLDGDGIAEMSCVAGVVGKIEPIMAMANSGRPIIAIDGCALGCTKACLDKSGIKTDHYFKISDLGFEKRDKWDDSLTENTVAMKSVYASLIEAGIGFTQ is encoded by the coding sequence ATGTCGAATGTACATAAATTATCGAAAATAATCAGTGACGAAAAAAATTGTAAACCAATAGTTTACTCTTGTTCTGGGTGCTCAAACCTTGCACAAATGGCGCATAATATTTCATTAACTCTAGATGGTGATGGTATTGCTGAAATGTCTTGTGTTGCTGGCGTAGTAGGTAAAATAGAGCCTATTATGGCGATGGCTAATTCAGGTCGACCTATTATAGCCATTGATGGTTGTGCGTTAGGTTGTACAAAAGCTTGTTTAGATAAAAGTGGCATAAAAACCGATCACTATTTTAAAATTAGTGATTTAGGATTCGAGAAACGTGACAAATGGGATGACTCTCTTACCGAGAACACCGTTGCGATGAAAAGTGTCTATGCGAGTTTAATAGAAGCAGGTATTGGCTTTACTCAATAA
- a CDS encoding cobyric acid synthase, translating to MNTKQSNSHSTPSTFEGAQIRQGKASQCKTLMVQGTTSDAGKTTLVAGLCRVFADLQVKVAPFKPQNMALNSAVTPCGGEIGRAQALQAKAARLALDVDFNPILLKPNSDTGAQVIVHGKALMHRSSSNMEASEYQDYKKVAMQAVLSSHQRLTQQYDLVVVEGAGSPAEINLRKGDIANMGFAEAVDCPVLIIADIDKGGVFAQLVGTLMLLSQSEQDRVVGFVINRFRGDIKLLESGLTWLEERTNKPVLGVLPYLHGLDISSEDALVTQQALVEGTSTSSKVRIVVLVYPHMSNHTDFDALRHHEDIDCQFLFAKGSKDEINPEKIAIPACDLIILPGSKNVRGDLDFLRQRGWDDDIAKHLRYQGKVIGVCGGYQMLGALIADPEGLEGQPGVSEGLSYFAMNTVLESKKTLINVSGILELTDKKADISGYEIHAGVSTLNNSGAKLSHLITIAGEGQGLISDDGQIAGCYLHGLFDQPEALQLFMGWLGYDVKKAPSIEILEEQAIERVSKACQVHLDMVKIKQIVTEWYK from the coding sequence ATGAACACTAAGCAAAGTAACAGCCATTCTACACCGAGTACTTTTGAGGGAGCTCAAATTAGGCAAGGCAAAGCGAGTCAATGTAAAACCTTGATGGTACAAGGAACGACATCTGATGCGGGAAAAACAACTCTCGTGGCAGGGCTATGCCGTGTGTTTGCTGATTTACAGGTTAAGGTCGCACCCTTTAAACCACAGAATATGGCGCTTAATAGTGCCGTGACACCATGTGGCGGTGAAATTGGACGAGCACAAGCGTTGCAAGCTAAAGCGGCGCGTTTAGCGTTAGATGTAGACTTCAACCCCATATTGCTCAAACCTAATAGTGATACTGGCGCGCAAGTTATTGTGCACGGTAAAGCACTTATGCATAGATCATCGTCTAATATGGAGGCTAGTGAGTACCAAGATTATAAAAAAGTGGCTATGCAAGCGGTATTGAGTTCGCACCAACGCTTAACACAGCAGTACGATTTAGTTGTTGTTGAGGGGGCAGGAAGTCCAGCAGAAATAAACTTACGCAAGGGTGATATTGCTAATATGGGCTTTGCCGAAGCCGTTGATTGTCCTGTATTGATTATTGCTGATATTGATAAGGGGGGCGTTTTTGCTCAGCTCGTTGGTACCTTGATGTTGCTGTCACAATCAGAGCAAGACAGAGTGGTTGGTTTTGTGATTAATCGCTTTCGCGGGGACATTAAATTACTTGAATCTGGGCTGACATGGTTAGAAGAAAGGACCAATAAACCTGTGCTGGGAGTTTTACCCTATTTACATGGCTTAGATATATCTTCTGAAGATGCCTTAGTCACACAACAGGCGCTAGTTGAGGGAACATCGACTTCATCAAAAGTGCGTATTGTAGTTTTAGTTTATCCACATATGAGTAATCATACCGACTTTGATGCTCTGCGCCATCATGAAGATATTGATTGCCAGTTCCTTTTTGCTAAGGGGTCGAAAGATGAGATTAATCCCGAAAAAATAGCTATCCCAGCGTGTGATCTTATTATTTTACCCGGTAGTAAAAATGTCCGTGGCGACCTTGATTTTTTAAGGCAACGAGGCTGGGATGACGATATTGCCAAACATCTACGCTATCAAGGCAAGGTAATTGGTGTTTGTGGTGGTTATCAAATGTTAGGGGCGTTGATTGCAGACCCCGAAGGATTGGAAGGACAACCTGGCGTAAGCGAAGGGTTAAGTTATTTTGCGATGAATACCGTTTTAGAGTCGAAAAAAACGTTAATTAATGTTTCAGGTATTTTGGAATTAACAGACAAAAAGGCTGATATTAGTGGTTATGAGATTCATGCTGGTGTGAGCACACTCAATAACTCTGGCGCGAAACTGTCTCATTTAATTACTATCGCAGGAGAAGGGCAAGGGTTAATAAGCGATGATGGTCAAATCGCTGGTTGCTATTTACATGGACTATTTGATCAACCTGAAGCGTTACAACTCTTTATGGGTTGGCTTGGTTATGATGTAAAAAAAGCGCCCAGCATAGAAATACTTGAAGAGCAGGCCATTGAGCGGGTAAGTAAAGCCTGTCAAGTACACTTAGATATGGTGAAAATAAAACAAATAGTTACAGAATGGTACAAATAA
- a CDS encoding histidine phosphatase family protein, producing MLEIDLIRHVKVLGKPALYGSTNVAPIAAENARLLGRLLAQQKTSNAYQGVISSPLIRCQNLAREFSQLGQLSLEISPELQEMNFGSFDGVPFDDLLFEESVFEGSVVETEQEGVEKTQLHWSQLEGFFQAPANIVLPQAEALPDFHLRVKLAWKKLIEQQVSIATKQKEALILAQGQGKKESQKNKRILVIVHGGVIRMILAHILQLDWQQASWHQKLQIGHGSISRILISQPYQDKQLDQAVKQTQTKDQVQYQQLTQQVTTIAMPFLEEISDEH from the coding sequence ATGCTTGAAATTGACTTAATAAGACATGTTAAAGTCTTGGGCAAGCCAGCCTTATACGGCTCTACTAACGTTGCCCCTATCGCTGCAGAAAATGCGCGTTTGCTTGGACGTTTACTGGCACAACAAAAAACCTCTAACGCCTATCAAGGAGTTATTTCTTCTCCGTTGATACGTTGCCAAAACCTAGCAAGAGAATTTTCACAGTTAGGCCAATTATCCTTAGAAATATCACCTGAGTTACAAGAGATGAACTTCGGCAGTTTTGATGGTGTGCCTTTTGATGATCTTCTGTTCGAAGAAAGTGTTTTCGAAGGTAGTGTTGTTGAAACTGAACAAGAGGGTGTAGAGAAAACTCAACTGCATTGGTCACAACTTGAAGGCTTTTTTCAGGCACCTGCAAACATTGTATTACCACAAGCTGAAGCGTTGCCTGATTTTCATCTTCGCGTGAAACTGGCTTGGAAAAAGCTGATAGAACAGCAAGTCAGCATTGCCACTAAGCAAAAAGAAGCACTTATATTAGCGCAAGGCCAGGGGAAAAAAGAATCACAAAAAAATAAGCGAATTTTAGTTATCGTGCATGGCGGCGTTATTCGCATGATTTTAGCGCATATATTGCAGTTAGATTGGCAACAAGCCAGTTGGCATCAAAAACTACAGATTGGCCATGGCAGCATTTCCCGCATTTTAATTAGTCAGCCTTATCAAGATAAACAACTAGATCAAGCCGTAAAGCAAACTCAAACCAAAGACCAAGTACAGTACCAACAATTAACCCAACAAGTGACGACCATTGCTATGCCGTTTCTTGAGGAAATATCAGATGAACACTAA
- the cobU gene encoding bifunctional adenosylcobinamide kinase/adenosylcobinamide-phosphate guanylyltransferase has product MIHLVLGGARSGKSRFAEQQTLELSVKQGKQAVYIATATAIDPEMDNRIAQHQSDRGARGESWQLIECPLALAETLSDLDNNNVYLLDCLTLWLNNQLYAVHEENRGQQSQHLQTEIDKLATGLASVNADIIIVSNEIGLGVIPMGESTRLYVDYCGWLNQKVAEVSDKVTLVTAGIPLCIKSNGE; this is encoded by the coding sequence ATGATTCATCTTGTTTTAGGTGGAGCTAGATCGGGCAAGTCTCGATTTGCCGAGCAACAGACACTCGAGTTATCAGTAAAGCAGGGAAAACAAGCGGTTTATATTGCAACAGCAACCGCCATTGATCCAGAAATGGACAATAGAATAGCCCAACATCAAAGTGATAGAGGTGCTCGGGGTGAAAGTTGGCAATTAATTGAATGCCCATTAGCCCTCGCAGAAACATTGAGTGATCTTGATAACAATAATGTCTACTTGCTGGATTGCTTAACGCTGTGGTTAAACAATCAACTTTATGCGGTTCATGAAGAGAATCGTGGTCAGCAATCCCAACATTTACAAACTGAAATAGACAAATTAGCCACGGGCTTAGCCTCAGTAAATGCTGACATTATTATTGTTAGTAATGAGATAGGGTTAGGTGTAATACCCATGGGTGAATCTACCCGATTATATGTTGATTATTGTGGCTGGTTAAACCAGAAAGTTGCAGAAGTTTCAGATAAAGTCACCTTGGTTACTGCGGGTATCCCGCTTTGTATAAAAAGTAATGGTGAGTAA
- a CDS encoding adenosylcobinamide-GDP ribazoletransferase, with product MSVSVNEPLKNKVAAQLNLFYLALSFFTRLPVPKTMHYSEALLNKANRYFSLVGLVTGLLLALSYVCFSTFLPANISILLTMTISLLLTGAFHEDGLADMADGIGGAFTIEKRLTIMKDSRIGTYGAVTLVMALLLKFTLLVKLAEQDSNHLLLAILLAEVLSRAVAGSLISSMPYVSDIEQSKSKPLAQAQSSSELTILLLIGLAPLIFYSSEVIFSLLIVLVLFRWLFKQWLMARIGGFTGDCLGAGQQLSELLIYLTIVSYINKDVFIEVALTGHNFMGHSLTGHSFMGIVG from the coding sequence ATGAGTGTATCAGTGAATGAGCCGCTAAAAAATAAAGTAGCTGCGCAGCTGAATTTATTTTATTTAGCGTTAAGCTTTTTTACTCGTTTGCCTGTTCCTAAAACCATGCATTATTCAGAAGCATTATTAAATAAAGCTAATCGATACTTCTCCTTAGTAGGCTTAGTCACTGGTTTACTGCTCGCGTTAAGTTATGTCTGTTTTAGTACCTTTTTACCCGCCAATATATCTATATTGTTAACTATGACGATAAGCTTGTTATTAACAGGCGCTTTTCATGAAGATGGTTTAGCTGATATGGCTGACGGTATCGGTGGTGCTTTCACCATAGAAAAACGACTGACTATTATGAAAGATAGTCGTATCGGCACTTATGGTGCCGTTACCTTAGTGATGGCTTTATTATTAAAATTTACATTACTGGTAAAACTAGCTGAGCAAGATAGTAATCACTTACTTTTAGCTATTTTATTAGCAGAGGTTTTATCCCGAGCGGTTGCTGGCAGCTTAATCTCATCTATGCCCTATGTAAGTGATATTGAACAAAGTAAGAGTAAACCATTAGCCCAAGCACAATCCTCATCAGAATTAACTATTTTGCTCTTGATAGGTCTCGCTCCGCTCATTTTTTATTCTAGTGAAGTGATTTTCTCGTTGTTGATCGTTTTAGTGTTGTTTCGTTGGCTTTTTAAGCAATGGCTTATGGCGAGGATAGGAGGTTTTACTGGTGACTGTTTAGGTGCCGGGCAGCAACTCTCTGAGTTACTTATCTATTTAACGATCGTTTCTTATATTAATAAAGATGTATTCATAGAAGTTGCTCTTACGGGGCACAACTTTATGGGACATAGCCTCACAGGACACAGTTTTATGGGAATAGTCGGATGA
- the cobT gene encoding nicotinate-nucleotide--dimethylbenzimidazole phosphoribosyltransferase, with amino-acid sequence MIPITPLNVKSIEFIQAQIDNKTKPLGALGALEPLALQLALITNQRHQKNSDCNDSDFSHSELESSSQISINNPVMLVFSGDHGINDNNVSIAPSAVTKQMVLNFLMGGAAINCFCQSNDIALTVVDCGILQPISADEVPQVASKTMNSVNFIEQRLGAGTNDFSVESAMSIIAVEQGFDYARQLVEAQVKQGAEILLLGEMGIANTSSAAALMSALTLSSVPECVGRGTGITDEQLEKKIALIESALQRVKVSEKNVENLTQDEIILLLSELGGFEIVQMVSAILSAATASIPVVIDGFIVSVAALVALRLDKDVANYLIFSHVSQENAHQKLLEELISAQTFNESSSQPLLNLGLRLGEGTGAALAFPLIKASASFYNNMASFESAGVTV; translated from the coding sequence ATGATCCCCATCACGCCTTTAAATGTAAAAAGCATAGAATTTATACAAGCCCAAATTGATAACAAAACTAAACCATTAGGTGCATTAGGGGCACTAGAGCCTTTGGCGCTGCAACTTGCTTTGATCACTAATCAAAGGCATCAAAAAAATTCAGATTGTAATGACTCAGACTTTAGTCATTCTGAGCTAGAGAGTTCTAGCCAAATCAGTATAAATAATCCTGTTATGTTAGTTTTTTCTGGTGACCACGGTATTAATGATAATAATGTTAGTATTGCGCCCAGTGCAGTTACTAAACAGATGGTACTAAATTTTTTAATGGGTGGTGCTGCGATAAATTGTTTTTGTCAAAGTAATGATATCGCTTTAACTGTGGTCGACTGCGGTATATTACAGCCTATTTCCGCTGATGAAGTCCCTCAAGTTGCAAGCAAAACAATGAATAGTGTTAACTTTATTGAGCAACGACTTGGTGCAGGAACAAATGATTTCTCAGTTGAAAGCGCTATGTCTATCATAGCGGTAGAGCAAGGATTCGACTATGCAAGACAACTGGTTGAAGCACAAGTTAAGCAAGGTGCTGAGATATTGTTATTAGGTGAAATGGGCATTGCCAATACCAGTTCAGCTGCTGCATTAATGTCGGCTTTAACTTTATCTAGTGTTCCTGAGTGTGTTGGTCGGGGTACCGGTATTACTGATGAGCAATTAGAGAAAAAAATAGCCTTAATTGAAAGCGCACTTCAACGCGTTAAAGTATCAGAGAAGAATGTTGAAAATTTAACTCAAGATGAGATTATATTGCTGTTATCTGAGTTAGGCGGTTTTGAGATAGTTCAAATGGTCTCTGCTATATTATCAGCGGCGACTGCTAGTATACCGGTTGTTATTGATGGCTTTATTGTCAGTGTCGCTGCTTTAGTTGCACTGCGCTTAGATAAAGATGTGGCTAACTATTTAATTTTCTCTCACGTTTCTCAAGAAAATGCCCACCAAAAATTGCTTGAAGAACTGATCTCGGCGCAAACATTTAATGAGTCAAGCAGCCAACCTTTATTGAATTTAGGTCTTCGCTTAGGAGAGGGAACAGGTGCCGCACTTGCTTTTCCTTTAATAAAAGCCTCTGCAAGTTTTTATAATAATATGGCCAGCTTTGAAAGTGCAGGTGTTACGGTATGA